CACCGCCATTAGCCAGCATGAGGACCACGCGGTGGTGTTTGATGACACCCAGCGGATCGTGCGTGTTGTCCGGGCCGCCTCGAATGAGCCGCTCGAGCGGGTGATCCGGCTGCCCAGCACGATCACCATTGAGCTGTCGGTCGGCGGGGAGCCGAGCGAGGACGATCGGCTGACGTTCACGTCCTCCGGATCCCTCGCCGGGCGCAGTGTCGTCCTGACACTGACCGATCAGA
This region of Candidatus Omnitrophota bacterium genomic DNA includes:
- a CDS encoding GspH/FimT family pseudopilin; the encoded protein is MTLVEILVVLAIIGMLFGMGLPAMMQFANRLRFQATTRQMVGLISLARSTAISQHEDHAVVFDDTQRIVRVVRAASNEPLERVIRLPSTITIELSVGGEPSEDDRLTFTSSGSLAGRSVVLTLTDQKKTQTITVTSATGAITVE